The Leptospira kmetyi serovar Malaysia str. Bejo-Iso9 genome includes a window with the following:
- a CDS encoding DoxX family protein: MTTAIDKKEKWIRTARWIYWTITLFFAITMIIAGVLYTVGFKGVVDGVTALGYPAYVLKILGIAKILGGITFLQNRFSTLKEWAYAGYSFNLIGAAASHTFAGAGIGDILTPIVILCLVLISYRQWKTGWM, encoded by the coding sequence ATGACGACCGCAATCGATAAAAAAGAAAAGTGGATTCGAACCGCAAGATGGATCTATTGGACCATCACGTTGTTCTTTGCGATCACTATGATCATCGCGGGAGTTTTGTATACGGTCGGATTCAAAGGCGTCGTGGACGGCGTTACTGCATTGGGTTATCCCGCGTATGTGCTGAAAATTTTAGGAATTGCTAAAATACTCGGCGGGATCACCTTCTTACAGAATCGATTCTCAACTCTCAAAGAATGGGCGTATGCGGGATACAGCTTCAACTTAATCGGAGCCGCGGCTTCTCATACGTTTGCGGGAGCGGGAATCGGAGATATTCTTACGCCGATCGTAATTCTTTGTTTGGTGTTGATCTCATACAGACAATGGAAAACGGGATGGATGTGA